The following coding sequences are from one Dermacentor andersoni chromosome 5, qqDerAnde1_hic_scaffold, whole genome shotgun sequence window:
- the LOC126530884 gene encoding heterogeneous nuclear ribonucleoprotein 87F-like isoform X2: MGAQDNESEPEQFRKLFIGGLDYKTTEESLKGHFEQWGEVVDCVVMRDPSTKKSRGFGFITFRRAHMVDDAQAARPHKVDGREVEPKRAVPREEAGRPEAQATVKKVFVGGLKDDVDESDLRDYFSQFGNILSVNLVTEKDTGRKRGFAFVEYDDYDPVDKIVLKRHHMLKGKRTEVKKALSKQEMENLKKDKRPAFRGGRGGRGDGWEGGYGGGGYGGGGYGGGGYGSGGGGYGSGGGGYGGGGWSQGGGGYGDSFSQGGWGGGGGGDFGSGYGNSYGGGPMRGGPGGYSQRGSGPYGNGSAGGGGGYRR; this comes from the exons ATGGGTGCCCAAGAT AACGAGAGTGAGCCTGAGCAGTTCAGGAAGCTGTTCATCGGCGGCTTGGACTACAAGACCACAGAGGAGAGCCTGAAAGGCCACTTCGAGCAATGGGGCGAAGTCGTGGACTGCGTCGTCATGCGAGATCCCAGCACCAAAAAGAGCCGTGGCTTCGGCTTTAtcaccttccgtcgcgcgcacaTGGTCGACGACGCGCAAGCGGCACGACCGCACAAG GTCGATGGCCGTGAGGTGGAACCAAAGCGGGCCGTACCACGTGAGGAGGCTGGCAGACCCGAGGCGCAAGCCACTGTGAAGAAAGTCTTCGTTGGCGGTCTCAAAGACGACGTCGACGAGTCCGATCTCCGGGACTACTTCTCACAGTTTGGGAACATCCTCTCCGTCAACTTGGTCACCGAGAAGGACACCGGCCGCAAGCGTGGCTTTGCCTTTGTCGAGTACGACGACTACGACCCAGTGGACAAGATTGTCC TGAAGCGCCACCACATGCTGAAGGGAAAAAGGACCGAAGTGAAGAAGGCCCTTTCTAAACAAGAAATGGAAAACCTCAAGAAGGACAAGCGGCCCGCATTCAGGGGCGGTCGCGGTGGCCGTGGTGACGGCTGGGAAGGCGGCTACGGCGGTGGTGGATATGGTGGCGGCGGCTACGGCGGCGGTGGTTACGGCTCGGGCGGAGGTGGCTACGGAAGTGGTGGCGGCGGCTACGGCGGTGGTGGCTGGAGCCAAGGCGGAGGTGGCTACGGAGACAGCTTCAGCCAGGGCGGCTGGGGAGGTGGCGGCGGCGGGGACTTTGGCTCCGGCTACGGCAACAGCTATGGTGGTGGACCCATGCGCGGAGGCCCAGGTGGCTACTCTCAGCGTGGGTCTGGCCCATACG GCAACGGCAGTGCGGGAGGCGGCGGCGGCTACCGGAGATAA
- the LOC126530884 gene encoding heterogeneous nuclear ribonucleoprotein 87F-like isoform X1, with protein MGAQDNESEPEQFRKLFIGGLDYKTTEESLKGHFEQWGEVVDCVVMRDPSTKKSRGFGFITFRRAHMVDDAQAARPHKVDGREVEPKRAVPREEAGRPEAQATVKKVFVGGLKDDVDESDLRDYFSQFGNILSVNLVTEKDTGRKRGFAFVEYDDYDPVDKIVLKRHHMLKGKRTEVKKALSKQEMENLKKDKRPAFRGGRGGRGDGWEGGYGGGGYGGGGYGGGGYGSGGGGYGSGGGGYGGGGWSQGGGGYGDSFSQGGWGGGGGGDFGSGYGNSYGGGPMRGGPGGYSQRGSGPYGESSYGNGSAGGGGGYRR; from the exons ATGGGTGCCCAAGAT AACGAGAGTGAGCCTGAGCAGTTCAGGAAGCTGTTCATCGGCGGCTTGGACTACAAGACCACAGAGGAGAGCCTGAAAGGCCACTTCGAGCAATGGGGCGAAGTCGTGGACTGCGTCGTCATGCGAGATCCCAGCACCAAAAAGAGCCGTGGCTTCGGCTTTAtcaccttccgtcgcgcgcacaTGGTCGACGACGCGCAAGCGGCACGACCGCACAAG GTCGATGGCCGTGAGGTGGAACCAAAGCGGGCCGTACCACGTGAGGAGGCTGGCAGACCCGAGGCGCAAGCCACTGTGAAGAAAGTCTTCGTTGGCGGTCTCAAAGACGACGTCGACGAGTCCGATCTCCGGGACTACTTCTCACAGTTTGGGAACATCCTCTCCGTCAACTTGGTCACCGAGAAGGACACCGGCCGCAAGCGTGGCTTTGCCTTTGTCGAGTACGACGACTACGACCCAGTGGACAAGATTGTCC TGAAGCGCCACCACATGCTGAAGGGAAAAAGGACCGAAGTGAAGAAGGCCCTTTCTAAACAAGAAATGGAAAACCTCAAGAAGGACAAGCGGCCCGCATTCAGGGGCGGTCGCGGTGGCCGTGGTGACGGCTGGGAAGGCGGCTACGGCGGTGGTGGATATGGTGGCGGCGGCTACGGCGGCGGTGGTTACGGCTCGGGCGGAGGTGGCTACGGAAGTGGTGGCGGCGGCTACGGCGGTGGTGGCTGGAGCCAAGGCGGAGGTGGCTACGGAGACAGCTTCAGCCAGGGCGGCTGGGGAGGTGGCGGCGGCGGGGACTTTGGCTCCGGCTACGGCAACAGCTATGGTGGTGGACCCATGCGCGGAGGCCCAGGTGGCTACTCTCAGCGTGGGTCTGGCCCATACGGTGAGTCTTCATATG GCAACGGCAGTGCGGGAGGCGGCGGCGGCTACCGGAGATAA